In the genome of Candidatus Saganbacteria bacterium, the window CTAACTCGACAGGTTGAAACAGATCTAATACCTGTTATTAGAATTGATGAAGTGTTTGACCTTAATAAAGTGTTTAGCCGCTTTAATAAAATATTAGGAGCAATAAACTATTGAATTTCAAGTTTCCCCACAACCGCCTCTCCCCACGCTTTCGCGCTTTGAGGGCCGTCTGCAGTAATAATATTCCCATCGATCTCGACTGGCTTTCCTCGAAATTCCGCTCCTGAACTTTTGAGCAACTCAACTTCCGACGGGGTGATGGTCGCTTTTTTCCCTTTTAAGAGACCAGCGTGAGCCAATATTCCAGGAGCCGCGCATATGGCCGCAAGCAATTTATTCTCTGAAATTGTTTCTTTTGCGATCCTTAAGGCATCCGGATCATCGTAAAAGTCGTATGATCCCGGACCGCCAATGAACACTACCGCATCATAATCTTTTGGATGAACATCTGTTAATTTGATATCAGCGTGAGTTTTCATGCCCAATTTTCCTGAAGCCGGTCCAATATTTGTCGATGCAGTTACCGTTTTGATCCCCGCTTTTTCCAGAATTTCTTTAGGTTCGATATATTCCTCGTCGCGGAACATGTTTTGGGCGATTATTAGCACTGCTTTTTTCATGATCGGTCAGCTTCCTCCTTGTATTTAAAAAGCCTGATGATATCTTTATGGGAAATGATGCCGACAAGTTTCTCGTCTTCTACGACCAATAATCTTCCGATGTCATTGTGGGCAAGCTCTGTCAGCGCTTCCTCGATAGCTTTTTCCTCGTTAATTATCATATTGCTTTCAAGTTTAATTAAAATATCATTAACGGTCTTATTGTCCCATTCTTCCTTAGGGACATCTTTCGTGTCATGGAATGTCACGATCCCAAGCAATGCCCCGTCTTTTATGACAGGAAAACAATTGTGCCTGTACTTGAAAAAATAAGTATCTATCAGGTTTTTTATGGAAATACCGGATGGAACGGATATGACATTGGCAGACATTATATCCTTGACTTTTATTCCGCTGAAAGCCCTTTTCATTACAAGGGACCTGTAGCTTAGGTCGGCCGCTTCAAGCAGAAAAAATCCCAAGAATATGAACCAAACGCCCGAAACAATGCTTCCCGTTATTAAACCCAAGAAACCTAGGCCCATAAGCAATGACGCGAATATTTTTCCAAGCCCCGCCGCGATCCTTGTGGCCTTTTTTTGGCTTTTTAAAAAATGCCAGAGAACAGCGCGGAAGACTCTTCCACCGTCAAGAGGGAAGGCCGGAACGATATTGAAAATAGCTATTGCAATATTGAAAAACGATAAATAATCGGTTATAGCTATAGCGACCGGCACAAATGACAGGAATTTAAAAACGTATGACAACAATAAAAAGAACAAGGAGAGGGCAATGCTCATAAGCGGCCCCGCTATCGCCATTTTGAATTCAACTTTTGGCGATTGGGGCTCTTTTTCCATGTGCGCAACGCCTCCAAATACAAATAAAGTGATCCCGGCGATCGGAAGCTCGTTCGTTCTTGCGACTACGGAATGTGAGAGCTCGTGCAGAATAAGGCAAATAAAGAGAAGGAGGGCGGAAACTATCCCCATCAGCAAGTATATTATGGAAGGCATCCCGGGAAGCTCCATTGGGAAATAACCGAATGATAGGGTGTATACAACTAGGCCAAGGATAATGAACCAGCTTATATTTATTTCCAAAGGAATGCCGAGGACCGAGAAAAGTTTGAAGGACCGCCTCATCTTGCGGCATCCCAAATGTTGTAAAGCCAAAAAAGGACCGTAAAAATAATGGTTATCCCAAAGACTATCACAAATAGCCCGCCCGATATCCCAAGCGTGAAATATAAGATCAAGGGGACGCCGAAATAGAAAGCAAGCATTATCTTAATGCCTTTTTCCGTTTCGCCTTTTAGTATTTGTCCCGAACCGATAAATAATGCCGAAAAAATTACTAGCGCGAAATTTCTGCTCATGTTATACTTTAACATGAAATGAGGAAAAATTCTGCAATATTTTTATTATTTATAGCGTTCATGCTTTTTGCGGGTAGATCGCTTGCGCAGGTTAAGTTCACGGACGTTCCCACCGACCACTGGTCCGCAAAATCGGTTTACGACCTTGTAAAAATGGGCATAACCCAAGGATACCCGGACAATACTTTTCGCGGGAACAAAAATATTACACGCTACGAGACCGCGCTGTTCCTTTCAAAGCTTGCCGAAAAACTTGGCGGGATCGATTTCCCCCAATTAAAGATCGACTTGTCCAATCTTAAGACTGATATAGCCGGCATAAAACAAGCGCAAAATGTTCCAATTTCCGGCGATTTCGAGCTTTCAGGGCTTGCGCCAAATGTTTTAACGACAAAAGGTATCGTTGTTCCCAGGGGACCGATCATGAATTACAGATTGCGAACTGATCTGAAAAAAGATCTAGGGCAGGGAGCTTCTTTGGATATTGGTTTTGACACATTGGATTCAGGTTATAATGGCGGGACTCGCGAGTTATCGTCGCAAATGCTTAGCATGCGAGGGTCTTTGATCATTAATCCCGTGGACATCGGGTTATCCGATCTTGGCGCTCCGATAAATTTAGACCTTAGTGTTGGGCCGGGACCTATCCAGCATACGGACCAATCGGGCGCATTGCCGTCGTTGAACGGATATACTTACGATAAACCTTATTCCGGTTTGAGTATTTCAACAAAAATTTGGGGAGTAGTGATTTCAGGCTCCTACTACCAGATATTAAAAAATTTGGCGGGACAAAGCTTGGCGAGCCTTGTTAAAAGCAATTTAACCTATGACCTCCAGAATGTTTTTCTTTTTGGCGGGCTTTCGCTCGAAGTCGAGGGCGATTATTATCTCAAGCATCCATCTTCGGCCGGAGAACGCGATGTAAGGGCGAATTTTACTTTAATATCCCAGCCAAGGCCAAAAATGACCTTAAAAACTATTTTCAAGATGGGCAGCGGAAGTTCCAACGGCTGGATGGCGGGGCTTGAGGCGGATTATTTCGATATTTGGAGGACAGGAACAACCCTAAAATTATATGGCTCAAAAATTGGGTCGGAATTCATTCCCGATGCATTTGCTCAGGAAGAGTTCAATATCGGCGGATACGATCTTTTCATGAGGCCGCTTGAGGCTTCAACCGTAAATATTGGCGCGCAAATAGGCCAATATATTAACGGAAAATTATCTTTGGACGCCAAAACAAGCATAAAACTTTCATCTGATTTCGGATATGGGATCGACAAACCCAGATCGCGCGCAACAGGATCGCTCGGTTTTAATTATAATATCGCGCCGGCGTCTTTATTGAATGCTTATTATTGCATTGAACAAAATCCTTCGATCCGTGAGACAACTGATTTTGTGTCGATGAACTTGAAGTATTCGTTTTAGGAGGAAAATGATATGAAAAATTGGTTTTTTTTATTTGGTGTTTGGATCTTTATTGGAATTTTGATTTTTGGATTTGGGATTTCTGTTCTCATAGCGGGTTGTGGCGAGAAAATTGCAACAACAACAACTACTACTACAATAAGTACAGCTACGACCACTAGTTCAACTACGGTAAGTACGAGTACAACATCAACATCAACATCAACATCAACATCAACATCAACATCAACATCAACATCAACATCAACATCAACATCAACATCAACATCAACAAGT includes:
- a CDS encoding DJ-1/PfpI family protein; protein product: MKKAVLIIAQNMFRDEEYIEPKEILEKAGIKTVTASTNIGPASGKLGMKTHADIKLTDVHPKDYDAVVFIGGPGSYDFYDDPDALRIAKETISENKLLAAICAAPGILAHAGLLKGKKATITPSEVELLKSSGAEFRGKPVEIDGNIITADGPQSAKAWGEAVVGKLEIQ
- a CDS encoding site-2 protease family protein, with translation MPSIIYLLMGIVSALLLFICLILHELSHSVVARTNELPIAGITLFVFGGVAHMEKEPQSPKVEFKMAIAGPLMSIALSLFFLLLSYVFKFLSFVPVAIAITDYLSFFNIAIAIFNIVPAFPLDGGRVFRAVLWHFLKSQKKATRIAAGLGKIFASLLMGLGFLGLITGSIVSGVWFIFLGFFLLEAADLSYRSLVMKRAFSGIKVKDIMSANVISVPSGISIKNLIDTYFFKYRHNCFPVIKDGALLGIVTFHDTKDVPKEEWDNKTVNDILIKLESNMIINEEKAIEEALTELAHNDIGRLLVVEDEKLVGIISHKDIIRLFKYKEEADRS
- a CDS encoding S-layer homology domain-containing protein, giving the protein MRKNSAIFLLFIAFMLFAGRSLAQVKFTDVPTDHWSAKSVYDLVKMGITQGYPDNTFRGNKNITRYETALFLSKLAEKLGGIDFPQLKIDLSNLKTDIAGIKQAQNVPISGDFELSGLAPNVLTTKGIVVPRGPIMNYRLRTDLKKDLGQGASLDIGFDTLDSGYNGGTRELSSQMLSMRGSLIINPVDIGLSDLGAPINLDLSVGPGPIQHTDQSGALPSLNGYTYDKPYSGLSISTKIWGVVISGSYYQILKNLAGQSLASLVKSNLTYDLQNVFLFGGLSLEVEGDYYLKHPSSAGERDVRANFTLISQPRPKMTLKTIFKMGSGSSNGWMAGLEADYFDIWRTGTTLKLYGSKIGSEFIPDAFAQEEFNIGGYDLFMRPLEASTVNIGAQIGQYINGKLSLDAKTSIKLSSDFGYGIDKPRSRATGSLGFNYNIAPASLLNAYYCIEQNPSIRETTDFVSMNLKYSF